One Candidatus Dependentiae bacterium genomic window, GGTAGGAGTCAACTTGTTGCGGGAAGGTCTAGACTTGCCCGAGGTTGCATTTGTGGCAGTTATGGATGCTGATGTAGAAAGTTTCTTGCGCGATAAACGATCACTCATTCAGATTGTAGGTCGTGCGGCGCGTAATATGGATTCAAAAGTGGTTTTTTATGCAGACAAGATGACACAATCTATGCGTGCTGCCATTGATGAAACAAATCGCCGAAGAAAGCTGCAACAAGATTATAATAAAAAACATAACATTACTCCGGTGAGTGTAAAGCGTGAAGTGACCAAAAGTATCAGCAACATGCAGGCATTAATTGCGCAAGCATCTAAGTCTAAAAAGAAGAAGAAAGAAGAGCAGGCATTATCCGGCGATGCTATTGTTGTACGTATTACCATGCTCGAAAAACAAATGCAGGATGCGGCCGAACGCCTTGATTTTGAAACCGCAATTGCCCTGCGCTCTGAGTGGCAGGAATTGAAAAAGCAGCAGTAATAAAGCAAGGTGTGGTTTATAAATATGGTTTTTAAAGAAAGAATACCAATGCGTATCAAAATATTAGCAAGTTTATTGAGCGTTATGTCTGTATTTATACTGAGTGCTATGGACGGGCAAGCAGAGTGGTGTGTGGGATTACCATCTGATATGTGGTTTGAAATTGTGGTTCGATTACAAGATCCGTTGGCAGAAAAAAATATAAATGAACAGATACAAACATTAGCTTGTATGCGAAATGTCAGTAGATTTTTTAATAATTTGTTATCAGTTCCCGTAATGAGCAAGATATTACAAAGTGTGAATTATGAGGAACATCTTTTAAATAAATCTTTATTTGTAGTGATTGAGAAAAATAATGCAGCCATGATTTGGTTACAAGCATTGCTGCAGGCAGGAGCAAATAAAGATGCACGAGATGAAGAGCAAAAAACACCATTACATGAAGCAGCTCAAAGGGGGCATACAGTCTATGTACAAGAATTGCTACAGATAGGAGCAGATAAAGATGCAAAGAATTTGCTTCAATATACACCATTACATTTTGCGGCTAGTAATGGCGATGTAGCATGTGTACAAGCATTGTTACAGGCAGGAGTAGAGGTGGACGCAAGAGAAGGTCGTAAGCAATGGACGCCATTATGTCAAGCGGTTAGTAATGGCCATATAACATGCGTACAAGAATTGCTGCAGGCAGGAGCAGAGGTGAATACAAAAGATAGTAGAAAAAAATGGACGCCATTGCATGTAGCGGCTAAAAGTGGTTATGTGGTATGTATGCAAGCATTGTTGGATGCAGGAGCCAATAAGGATGCAGAAAATTGGTGTTTAAATACGCCATTGTTTGTAGCGGTTATTAATGGTTGTACGGGATGTGTGCAGGCATTGTTGGATGCGGGAGCAGATAAAGATAAAAGGTACGGTAATTATTTAACACTGTTACATGTAGCAGCTCAAGTGGGACATGTAGCATGTGTACAAGTATTGCTGAATGCAGGAATAGATAAAAACGCAAAAGATAATGAACAATGGACACCATTACATGTAGCGATTAAAGGTGGTTATGTAGCATGTGTGCAAGCATTGCTAGATGCAGGAGCAGAGGTAAATGCAAAAGCAAACGTGCATGTAGACGATTGGTATCAAATAACACCGTTGCATGTAGCGGCTAAAGGTGGTTATGTAGCATGTGTACAGGCATTGTTAGATGCAGGAGCAGAGGTGAATGCAAGAGATAGTTATGAAGAAATGTCATTGCATTTGGCAGCTACTTGTGGTCATATAGCGAGTGTGCAAGCATTGTTGGATGCAGGGGCAGATGCATACGCAAAAAATTGGCTAAAACGAACACCTACAGATATAGCCAGGAAACTTGGATTTATTGAGCTTGCGAACATGATAGAAAATTATAAATCATAAAATTTATATGACACCGAGTCGTTAGTAATCGTAAGGATAAATAATATGTATGCTTTCAAGATATTTATGATGGGATTATGTGTTATATCAACACTGAGCGCAATGAAGCGAACTCATGATACTGCATCATTAGAACAATCAGAGCAACACATTGAGTCAATTGAACTAACAGGTGGAGATGAGCAGGCTGAATGGTTTCTAGGCTTACCACGGGATATGTGGTTTGAAGTTGTACTGCGCATAAATGAGCCTTTGGTGGAACATGATATTGAAGAGTTAAAAATTATTAAATTATTAACGTTACAAAGCTTACCTGAAAGCGATATGTTTCAAAAAGGTACATTAGCAAGAACTCTCAAGGACTTGGCTTCTTTACGAGCTACAAACTCATTTTTCAATAAATTGCTTTCTGCGCAATTAATGGGTGGTGCGTTAAAAGAACAATTCAGTTATTCACCACGAGATTGGAAAAATACATTATACAAATTGGTAGAAAAAAGTGCTCAAGGCACTAGTTGGCTTAGAGCGTTTTTGCAGGTAAACCATGATACGGATTACTATCTCATGTATTGGGCTATTGATGCTGGTCATGAGCAAATGTTAGATGTATTAGCAGAACATATGGATATTGAGGTAAGACCTAATGGTCCTTCTGATGAAACAATATTATATTCTGCATTGGGCAGAATTCCGTGTTTACAGATATTACTTAAGCATGGAGTAAATGTTAATGTAACAAATAGTGAGGGGAAGACTCCTTTACATACTGCAATCATATGGTGTAGTGGTCACAAAAGTATTCCATCATTATTGCAAGCGGGAGCAGATAAAGATGCACGAGATAATAACCAATGGACACCATTACATCATGCAGCTTTTCATGGCAATGTAACGTGTGTACAGGCATTATTAGATGCAGGAGCAGATAAAGATGCAAAAGACAATACAGGACAAACACCATTATATAAACCATTCTCAGTAATATATGTTACTTATGAACCTCTCATGCAAAGTTATTTAGCATGCATGCATACATTGCTACAAGCAGGAGCAGATAAAAATACAAAGGATAATGACGGAAACACGCCATTGCATAGAGCTATTATGTTACGCCATAGACGTGGCGCAGAAATATTGCTACAAGCAGGAGCAGATAAGAATATAAGAAATAATCAAGGTGAAACACCGGTTGATTTGGTTCAATATAGATATCCTGATATGGCAGATATACTAGAGAGTGGTAATAATCGTATATCCAAGCTTATGGTAGGTTTCATTATTGGAGTAGCTGGAGGAGCGGTGTTGTGTGAGTACCTCTTTTGAAAAATTAAAGTAGTATGATTGAACAAAGTAATTTTACTGGTCTCATATTTATGAACCGCAGCATAGCCTGCGGTTTTTTACTTTTCATCACATATTTTTTATACTTACCTTTCTAATCTATTATATAAGGTGAGAGTATGCGTATTAAGATGTATCAGGTAGTTATATTACTTTTTGTTGGATTAATAACATTTAGCTTGGGATTTTGTACCATGAAAAAAGATATGCCGTTAATTGATACGATTACCAGTGTGCAACAGGTAGTACATTTATTTCCAAAAAATCCGCAAGAAATAAGTACCAGAACTGATCGCTACATGATGCAGGCACAAAAAGCATTAGATGCTATTATTGCAATTCCTCATGATCAACGTACGTTTATAAATACGGCCAAAGCATTAGATGATGTATGTGGCGCATCTGATTTGGCAATAGGCGGCAACATGATTGAAGTTATGGAGCATGTACATCCGGATGCAGCAATGCGTCAAGCAGCGCATGATGCAGCATTGCGCATGCAAGCGTTTTGGATTGATCAGGTAAGTAATAATAAAAAACTATATGAAGCGTTTAAAGCATATGTTGCAGGTAATAAAAACAAAGAGCATCTGACTCCTGAGCAAGAATATTTTATTGAAGAAACGATGAAAGGCTTCAGACGCGCGGGGCTTGATTTACCTGATACCGAACTTGAACAATTGCGTACATTAAAAAAAGATATTGCAAAGTTATGTTTAGAATTTTCCCAAAATATTGCAGTGGACAATACAACTATTGTGGTTCCTCAATCGGGTCTTGCAGGCTTGGATGAAGATTTTATTGCAAGTCTTAAAAAAACTGATGATGGGCAGTACATCTTGGGCGTAGATTACCCAACGTACTTTAATGTCATAGAAAATTGTGCCGTAGAAGATACGCGTAAAAAACTTGCTATAGCGTTTAATAATCGTGCATACCCAGTCAATGCAGAATTGCTCAAACAGATTATTACAAAGCGTGATGAGTTGGCAAAAAAGTTAGGCTATAACAGTTATGCTGATTATGATTTGGATGAGCAAATGGTCAAATCGGTTAATCGAGCACAACAATTTATGGATGATTTATTGACGAAATCGCAGCAAAAAGTTGATCAAGAACTTGCGCAGCTCAAACGTGACTTGCCTGAGTCAGTAACATTAGCAGCTGATGGTACCATCAAGCCATGGGATTTTAGCTATATGCAAAATCAATATAAAAAGAAGCACCTTGCTGTTGATGAACGTGCCTTATCTGAATACTTTCCTATGCAAAAGACGGTTGATGGTTTGTTTGATATTTATAAACAGTTTTTTGGTATTGATTTCAAAAAAGTGCCTCATACTCAAATTTGGCATGAAGATGTAGAGCTTATTGAGGTATATAGCAAAGATGGTCATGAATTGTTGGGTTATATTTTCTTAGATTTATACCCACGCCCAAATAAATTTAGCCATGCAGCACAGTGGGGGCTAAGTCCCGCTCTCCAGCGTGATGGTAAGAAGATTCCTGCGGTGGTGTTGGTAGTGGCAAATTTTCCTAAACCAACTGGTGATAAACCAGCATTACTCAAACGCAGTGATGTTAATACATTTTTCCATGAGTTTGGACATGCGCTGCATACGGTATTTGGTAGAACAGAACTTGCATCACAAGCCGGCACCAATGTAAAGAATGATTTTGTTGAATTGCCATCACAAATGCTTGAAGAATGGTTGTGGGATCGTGATATGCTCAAAAAAGTGAGTGGTCACTACAAAACCGGTGCGCCATTACCTGATGACATGATTGATAATATTCTTGCACTCAAGACGTTTGATTCTGGTAATTTCTTGCAGCGACAATTAGTGCTGTCTAAGCAAGCGTTGCATTATTATATGCCCGGTGCAGACAAAGATCCTTATCAAATCATGAAGGATTTGCATGATGCATACCGTCCACAGTTTACCTGGATGCCGGAAAATCACTTTTATGCTTCTTGGGGGCATTTGACGGGATATGCGGCAAAATATTATGGCTACATGTGGTCGAAGGTGTTTGCGCTTGATATTTTTGAAGAAATAAAAAAACATGGGTTGCTTAACCCTGAAATAGGCCAAAAATATATCAATACAGTGATTGGCAAAGGTGGTAGTGCTGATCCAAATGAATTGCTCAGAAATTTTCTGGGACGCGAGCCAAATAATAAAGCGTTTTTAAAAGATTTGGGATTGATGCAGTAGGTTTATGCGCCACTACGGAATAGTTTTACATCGTTTTTTCCCAAAAAAGTATACCATTGCACTACTTGATAGCCAGCTTGGTAGAATTGATGCTGTTGTGCGGTACGATACTGCTATGCTTGGTGCGCTCATTAGTTATGAGATTGAATATAAACGTACCACTTATTTTATACAGGCAGTGCAGATAGAAGATGCACCGCTTGCATTAGCACAATCTGATATTTTATTTCTACATCATGTGCTTGAACTATGTTATCATTTTATGCCGGTAGGAAGTTGTGTAGCAGATATGTTTGAACTCGTGCAATTTATCTATAAACCAGTTCAGCACAATATGTTTATCAAAAAAATTTTTTTATTTAAATTGCTCTATACGCTGGGTATGAGTGCACCGGAAGAGCATGAGCATGGTTTTTTTGAGTATTTGGCTACGGTGTCTATTGACACACTTGATGCTAAGCAATTAGATTTAACATACGAAAAAAAATTAGATAGATGGTTATTGTATTGTATGGCAGAATATACAGATATACAAACTTTAAAAACCATACATTTTTTAGTAAAAAGCAGGGTGGCATGAAAAATTTGATACATATTTTTTCGATAGTAATGATATTGGTACCTAGTGTTAGTGTGTCCATGGGGGCAAATGATTTACTCAGCCAGGCGGGATCAACGTTGCGTACAGCCGGTGAGAAAATTTTTGTTGATGTGATAGAAGAAAAAAAACAAAAACGTGCCGAACTTCAAAAAGAAAAAACTACCTTAGAACAAGCGACAGATAAATTCCAGCTTGATACCAGTGAGCAGTTACAAGTACTTGATCAAGAAATTACACAAGTCAAAACAGAATTACGCCGTAATCCTGTTGATGATTTTTTTAACAAAAAACTAACTATACTCAATGAATTATACCAAGGTATTAAAGATCTGCAGAAAGCACGCGAAGAGTTGATCTCTATCTTGGATGAGCACATTAAATTATTGTCCACATATCTTGAAGATACTGATTTTAGTCGATTTAAAAAAGATCATAAGTTTAAAGACTACCTTATTTATTACTCATTTGATGATTTACACCAATTGCACCAATCTATTTTGGATCAAGAACGCCGTGTTGCACAGTTAACTGAGCAAATAAATAATGCAAAAACAGAGCTTGGTCATCGCAAGCAAAGTGCAGCGGCAGCAGCACAGGTCTTTAAACAAAAACGAGAAGAACTAGAGCGATTTCCAAAAGAGTTTGAACCTGAGGCTAATGAGCAAGAAAACCTTACTTTAATTAATCTTGAAGAACGCTTGTTTAGTATTCGTAATCAACTTGATGAGTTGCGTTTACGTGAAATTCTGCAAAAAATTGCATTATTTGAAACAAAAAAATTTATAGCAGAAGGTCAGCTGCGTATATTGAAAGATGAGTTTAGGCGTATCAAGCCGGCAATTCGTGTGAGTGAAGCAGATGTTGCGAATGCCAAACAAGAACTTGCAAATAAGCGCAAAAAACATCTTGCCATGCAAGATGTGTATCGCCAGCGGTTAGGAGTAGTGCTGGCAGATAAACAAGAAAAGAGTAATACGCTCGAAGTAATGAGCAAACGGTTCAATGTGCCATTGGGTGCAGATCTTGATGCATGGCGTATAGAGCCGCAACAAACAGTGGCATCTTATTTGGGAGTTTGCCAAGTTGGTGCAATGAATGCGTACATACTATTACTTGAAACAAAACGACGCTTACTTGATTTGCAGAGTACCATAGAAACAGTTATTTCCAATAATGAGGCAATTCAGTTACAAGTCAAAGAGTCATTCCACAAATTGAACAGTGGTGCTTTTTCTTCCGAAGATGCAATTGCTCAAGAGCTAAAAAAATATGATGCACCACGGTCAGAAGCAAAAGCAAATATTACCTTGTATCGTACCGAGATACAAAATATAGATGAGCAGCTTGAAGGGCAAAAGAAAATTCTCGATGTTATTGCGCAGTTGCGTAAAAATATTCAAGACAATCAATCGCGTATATTCAAGCATGCAGGTAAAGAATATCTTACCTGCATAGAAATGCTTGCTCGAGCAGAGCGTTCGGTAAAAGAGCGTATTGATTTACTCAAGTTATTGAACAGTATTTATGGTGAAGGCATAGATGCTGCTGAACGTACCATTCGTCAAATTAACTTTATTATTGCAGAAATGAATGCAATCACTATTTGGTATCGCCCCGAATATGCAATTTCATGGGAAGGTGTCAAAAATATTGTCAAAGATGTAGAAGTTTTCTTTACCGATGTGTACACCTATTTACGACGTATTAGCTTTGAGTCAATTGTTGAGATAGTGCAAGACACGATAGAAAATCCATATAATACCTTGTTTATTCTTTTGAAATTATTAATTTTAGTTGTTGGATTATTTGTAGTTCGTCTGTGTATCACGCCGGTAGTTGCGCTACTTATGCGCATGCATACGGGTGGTATTATACGCGTACTGAGTATGATGCTTATTGTGCTACTTAAGTTTATACATACCTATTTTGTGAGCATAACAATTTGGGTAGTATTACTTGCCGCTATTATGACGCAGTTTGTATTAGACCCATACATATATATATTGTTTTATTTGGGATCTATTCCTTATTTGCTTGTATTGTCAAATTGCTTTATTCGCTTTATGTCTACGTTTAATAAACAAGAGCAGTATCCAATTTTGAGCCAAGAATTTGAACGTCGGTTTATGATAGTTTTTTCTACGCTATTATATGCGACTATTATTATTTTCTTATTTCGTGAAGCATTTGAAGTTTTCCGCTGGATTAGAGATTATCAATCAGAGTTAGCAAGTATTTTGTTTGCTATAAATTATATTATTTTCCAGATCGGTTTAATTTTCTTAATATCCAAAGAACAAATACTCAATGTATTACCTGACAATAATAATTTTAGCCATTGGGTGCGAGATCAAGTTGATAGATATTATGCATTGTTACTGTTAGCAGTAATTACTATTATTGTAATGATCAATCCATACGTAGGTTTTGGAAGTTTGGTCTGGTATTTGCTCAAAGGCATATTCTTGACCAGTTTGCTTGCTGCAGGATTGTTCTGGCTATATGGTGTGTTCAAAAATGTTGCATCACGGGTGTTTTTTGCGCGTGAAGATGAAATTGTACGTGAGCGATTTTCTCATGCAAAGACATGGTTTGGTTTACTTATTATCACCTTATTTATATGTGTAGGTATACTCGGTATTGTACTTAATGCATATATATGGGGGTGGCCACTGGGGCTCAAAGATGTCGGCAGCTGGCTGAGTGAACCGCTTATACCTGGCGTTACGCCACCAATTACCGTAATGTCGATTCTCAAACTTATTACGTTTGTGTTGGGAGGGTTACTCGTATCATATGCGCTCAATCGTTTTGTGCTTGATAAAATATTTGATTTGCTTCTTGTTGATATGGGTGTACAACACACGGTTACCAGTATATCTCGGTATCTGATTGTTATTGCTACCGTGTTTCTTGGCTTACAGAATGTTGGCCTTGGGAATCTTGTCATTTGGATTGTGGGTGCATTGGCACTTGGGGTTGGTTGGATATTAAAAGAACCAATCAGTGATTTTGTTGGTTATTTTATAATTTTAGTACAGCGTCCACTTAAAATTGGTGATTTTATTCAAATAGATGAAAATACGCTTGGCGTGGTACGTAAAATTACACCACGATCTATTGTTTTACGCAGAAAAAATAGCACAACCATTGTAGTTCCTAATTCATATGTTATTAATCATGCAATAGTAAACTGGAACTATGTACGTAAATTTATTGCGTTTAATGACATTCTTATTGTTATTGATTATGCACATGATCCTGCTTTTGTGCTGCAAGTACTTACCGAGGCTGTTGAGTCCCATCCAAAAGTATTGAAAAATCCGCGGCCGATTGTACGTCTTGATGATTTTTCTGAATATGGATATAAATTCATGGTGCGTGGTTTTTTGAGTGATGTGTATACGTTGGATCAATGGGTTATTGCAAGCGATGTACGTATTTTGATCGTCAAAAAATTACAGGAACATGGTATTGATATTGCAGTACCGGTGCGTCGTTATGTATCAGTCGTACAACCGGGTATTGGAGAAAAACCAGGTATTCCTGAAAATGGCAGAATATCAGAAGGTAAAGGCATGAAAGAGTAAGCTTTTATACTTTTATGGTAATACTTTTTTTGAGTAACTTACGTACATTTTTAGGGACAGTACGGTATTGCTTGGACAATACGGGGTATTTTGATAAATCTATATGACGATTCTTTTTTGCAGCTTGTATGAGCGCAGTAATGAGCAATAGTTGATTGGTTGTAGTGGCTGTTTTTAGAGAATGTAGGGCATTTATTTCTCGTTCATTGAAGAGTTCTAGTTTGGTAATTATGTGATTTCCCCACGTTGACCGTGCTATGGATCTGCCATTTGCACTTATAGTGTATAGGTTAAAATCATCGGGATGTTTTTTCTTTAGTTTACCCGATATATTTTGTTGTGCGCACGTGGCTTGCATAAATAAGTGTGCAGTAGAATTTGTTTCTGTATGAATTGGAAATTTTGCAGAATACTCGAATTCTTGAGTATTTCTAATACGGGTCCCCGTTTGTGTGCTCCATGTAGTATGAGTACCATCATAATGAATACCGGTGATTTGCGTATCATGATTAAAATATAATTCCATAAGTGGTTTGGTTGTAATTGTTATATATGTATTATTTGCTATGTCCCATACATGTATGCCGTATGTATTTATGTCGGTGTTTTTTATGTATGATGCAAGCATAGTACTCGCATTGTTGAAGCATAATTTTTTTATATTGTAAGGTATTTTTGTACTGGTATAACGGGTGACATGTGTATCTGTTGTACTATAATTTGTAGTATCATAAATGGTAATAAGGTTATCATGTGCCACCGCAATAAGGGTGCCATCAGCATTCAGATTGCATGTTGAACCAACAAATGGTGACTGATGAGGTGAACAAAACCCGTACAATTGCCATAATTGAATACTATTGTCTGCTGATACCGATGCGGCATATTTGTTTTTTTGATCAAAATGTAGAGATATAATTTTTTGTGTATGTGGTTGTCGATACGATCTTAAATGAGTACCATACATACCATCCCAAAAGCACACTTCACCTTGTGTAGATCCGTTAACAAAGATATTATCAGGACTTATACCCATACAAGAGACAGGGTACGTAAACCAGTATGTTATAATTCGTTTCTTTGTAGTGGCTAAATTAAGTGTAATAATCTGTTGTATTATTTTATTACGTATGCAACGGTCAATAGCACATTCAAGTGGCAGGGGGAAGTGTTCTAAGCGTTGATGTAGAATAGTGCGCCATTGCCATAATGTCTGTGGCGATTGGGTTATTCTTTGTACAAAGATATTGATAGCTAATTGTAACAAATCGTCATTGCCCACATAATCACTTGTAATAATTAAGTCTTGCACATCATGTATAGGTAGCGTGAATAGATATTCTTTGATCTTAGTTTGGCTTTGATATGCGCTATTACAGACAACAAAAAGCAATCGTGCTTGCCGCATGCCTATAGATAATTCAAGTGGGCCATTTAACATAGCTACGTTTTCAAACAATGCATACGTAGCAGCTAGCGATTTTTTTATACGTATTGGTGTGCCATTTAATTCAGCATGCTTATCCATACCAGGTAGTATGTTTGCAAAAAACAAACTATACAAAACAAGTAGGTATAGCTTATTGATATACATGGCACACCCATGTAAAATTATTGTTTTATTTTTTTTGTATTTTTTAATAATCGTTTATATATGCCGGACATATATATGCCATAACCAATCATATACAAAGAGCCGACAATAACTATGCTGTTAAAAAATGGAATAGGTACACCGTAGCGATCGAGTAGCAACACCAAGCCGGCTATTGCTAATACAAAACCTTTGTGCTGCGTGCTGAGCGTTTCAAATGGGTTGAGGATATTCATCACTTCTCCTTTTTTATAATTATTTTCAGAAGTAATAGAACAATGCAATGTGTAATCGCGTGTTGCTTACTGGTACTGCATTTTCAATTTTACCTTGTGGGCCAATATCACCAAATGCTGCGCGATCATATTCAATTTCAGCGCCTATAGTTAACTTACTAATTCTCCATCGTATGCGTGGTGCAACCCGTGCTGCATATTGAATGTTTGGTGCATGTGCAAAAATAATTGGGTTACCTTCTGCGTTTCTAAATAATACATCTTTTGAACCAATATTTTTTGTGTAACCAATAAATATTCCAGGCTCTAATGTTTCCCATTTGGTTCCAACTATGTCAACCCAACCGGCTAGAGCTCGCGTATTTGTATAGTCTTGTTCACCGGTACACGCATTTCTACTTTTGACTGCATAGCCACTGATTTGTTGTAAATCAAATAAGTTTTCTCCATATACAAACTTACTACGCAATCGCCAATTTTCATACTGTAGAGCAACGTACACAATTGCCGAGGTACTACTTATTGATTCATTAACCTTAAAAATTTCTCCTGTCAAGGGACTGGTTGCACTCAACCGTGGTTTGAGTCGTTTCCAATCTGCTGCAAAGCCGAAAAAATGATTATTCAAATAAAAACGAACTTGGCCATGTAAATCTGGTGTAATAGCATTGCGTAAGTACGTGGTGCGTGGACCTTCTGGGCCATCACTTGGGTAATCAAGTTGCGTAACTAATGCCGTAATAATCTTTATAGTTGAAACATCAAATGTAGAGATAATTTGTGGTGAGAATGCATATGGTTGATACGGAAATCCGAGTGACGTAGAGATCATATCTGCTTGTGCTTCGGGTACATAAAGTGGATGCCAATATTGTCCGGCACGCAGATGGATACGTTTCCAGTCAAGCTGCCAGAATGCATGGCGCATGGTTACTAAATTGGGCAAATCTTTTTTGCCGAAAAAGTCGACTTCAACATATCCCCAGCTGTTAGCGCTATTGACCTTTGGGCCGTTAATTTTGACTTCCAGACGGGTACGAATGGGTAACATGTTGAATTCGCCATTTGCGTTTATATCATTGTCACATCTATCGGCTATTTTTTCTTTTGGCCAATAAATACCAAAACCGTCACGTTCGGTAACTACTTGACGTGTGTCCCAAAATGTACTGTGGCGTACATATCCTGAGAATTCGAACGTCTCAAGAAATGTCTTGTTCAGTTTTTCTGCCATACTGTATGAAGTTGTGGCAGTAACTGCCAAAAGAAGAATAATTTTTTTGTATACTACCATCTTTTTTCCATATCTGTTGTCTTGTAAGTACCCTATATCATCTAGCGGTTATTGCAATAAATTTTTATACGCTATTCGGACTAGAAATCATAATACAGCGCAAGTAATAAGCGTGTGTTACTGGTTGGTTTTGCGTTAGTGACAGTACCATCAGATGTAATAGTACCAAATGATGCGCGTGTATATTCGAGCTCTAATCCTATGGTAAATTTTTTGATGACGTACCGAAGGCGTGGTGATATACGAAACAAAATGTCGATGTCAGCACCAAAGGAGTAGATAGTATTTTCTTTGATGCCGTTTGCATCAGTAATATTTTGAATAATCGTTTTTGGTGCGCCTAGGTTTTTATCAACACCAATAAATAGCCCGGGTTCCACCGTATGGTATTTTTTTATTGCGCTATCAATCCAGAAACTAATATTGCGGAGATTAGTATACGTACGTATGTCGGTGGATGGTTGAACTGAATGTACGGCATAACCGCCTAGCCCACCATAATCAGTCAAGTTACCACCATACATTAGTTTTGTGTGCATAGAGAACGTATTCCAATTGAATGCTGCATATGCGAGTATAGCAAAGCTATTGAGTGCGGTAGATGTTTTTACATCTTTGTTGGTAACCAAGCGTGGAACTAAGCGTTTGTAATCTACCCCACATCCAAAAAAGTGATTACGAATTCTTGTTTTAATTTGCATATGTAGATTAGGTACAAGCGCATTACGAATATAGGTCGTGCTTGCACCAATAGGTCCCAAGCTCGGACAATCAAGCTCGGTTGCTGCACACAGAATAATTTCTAGACGATCACCTCGGACGTAGGTGTGGCGTACTTGTGGTACGCGTGCATATAAATCAATGGGTTGCCCAGAGTTATAAGAAATAGTGTCTGCAAAACATTCTGGTATGTACATAGGGTGCCAAAATTGTCCTGCTAAAATAGCACTATGTTTCCACGATAAATGTATGAATGCAAGTCGCATGCGCAAAATACTACCAAAGTCTAAATTGGTAATAAATTCGG contains:
- a CDS encoding ankyrin repeat domain-containing protein, translating into MRIKILASLLSVMSVFILSAMDGQAEWCVGLPSDMWFEIVVRLQDPLAEKNINEQIQTLACMRNVSRFFNNLLSVPVMSKILQSVNYEEHLLNKSLFVVIEKNNAAMIWLQALLQAGANKDARDEEQKTPLHEAAQRGHTVYVQELLQIGADKDAKNLLQYTPLHFAASNGDVACVQALLQAGVEVDAREGRKQWTPLCQAVSNGHITCVQELLQAGAEVNTKDSRKKWTPLHVAAKSGYVVCMQALLDAGANKDAENWCLNTPLFVAVINGCTGCVQALLDAGADKDKRYGNYLTLLHVAAQVGHVACVQVLLNAGIDKNAKDNEQWTPLHVAIKGGYVACVQALLDAGAEVNAKANVHVDDWYQITPLHVAAKGGYVACVQALLDAGAEVNARDSYEEMSLHLAATCGHIASVQALLDAGADAYAKNWLKRTPTDIARKLGFIELANMIENYKS
- a CDS encoding ankyrin repeat domain-containing protein, whose translation is MYAFKIFMMGLCVISTLSAMKRTHDTASLEQSEQHIESIELTGGDEQAEWFLGLPRDMWFEVVLRINEPLVEHDIEELKIIKLLTLQSLPESDMFQKGTLARTLKDLASLRATNSFFNKLLSAQLMGGALKEQFSYSPRDWKNTLYKLVEKSAQGTSWLRAFLQVNHDTDYYLMYWAIDAGHEQMLDVLAEHMDIEVRPNGPSDETILYSALGRIPCLQILLKHGVNVNVTNSEGKTPLHTAIIWCSGHKSIPSLLQAGADKDARDNNQWTPLHHAAFHGNVTCVQALLDAGADKDAKDNTGQTPLYKPFSVIYVTYEPLMQSYLACMHTLLQAGADKNTKDNDGNTPLHRAIMLRHRRGAEILLQAGADKNIRNNQGETPVDLVQYRYPDMADILESGNNRISKLMVGFIIGVAGGAVLCEYLF
- a CDS encoding M3 family metallopeptidase, whose product is MRIKMYQVVILLFVGLITFSLGFCTMKKDMPLIDTITSVQQVVHLFPKNPQEISTRTDRYMMQAQKALDAIIAIPHDQRTFINTAKALDDVCGASDLAIGGNMIEVMEHVHPDAAMRQAAHDAALRMQAFWIDQVSNNKKLYEAFKAYVAGNKNKEHLTPEQEYFIEETMKGFRRAGLDLPDTELEQLRTLKKDIAKLCLEFSQNIAVDNTTIVVPQSGLAGLDEDFIASLKKTDDGQYILGVDYPTYFNVIENCAVEDTRKKLAIAFNNRAYPVNAELLKQIITKRDELAKKLGYNSYADYDLDEQMVKSVNRAQQFMDDLLTKSQQKVDQELAQLKRDLPESVTLAADGTIKPWDFSYMQNQYKKKHLAVDERALSEYFPMQKTVDGLFDIYKQFFGIDFKKVPHTQIWHEDVELIEVYSKDGHELLGYIFLDLYPRPNKFSHAAQWGLSPALQRDGKKIPAVVLVVANFPKPTGDKPALLKRSDVNTFFHEFGHALHTVFGRTELASQAGTNVKNDFVELPSQMLEEWLWDRDMLKKVSGHYKTGAPLPDDMIDNILALKTFDSGNFLQRQLVLSKQALHYYMPGADKDPYQIMKDLHDAYRPQFTWMPENHFYASWGHLTGYAAKYYGYMWSKVFALDIFEEIKKHGLLNPEIGQKYINTVIGKGGSADPNELLRNFLGREPNNKAFLKDLGLMQ